A region from the Triticum aestivum cultivar Chinese Spring chromosome 3D, IWGSC CS RefSeq v2.1, whole genome shotgun sequence genome encodes:
- the LOC123074206 gene encoding ankyrin repeat domain-containing protein 17 encodes MSQLNYCPSAGDTHDAGNEAPMNDPLEGSGIHDDAPMKDSFEDTKALMKAAVAGNLDSLKGIVQSLTKGSGDPSAIFSFNIDGVSVLHAAAMFAQLEVSKYLVEELKGDVNAPGYGAGAEGMTPFMVSARSGDVATVKYFLDRGGDLTKADDKGRTVLHHAAAKGCCMVTKFLLSEGVPVDINYGRGTPLFLAAESGQDKTLEILLDHGADPNISVHCLGSPFFMALTKHSFKCMETLVKAGADVNWKTFGLTPLGFATARGGYTNFIQFLLDVGADANVSDDLGWLPVQLAAARDCREEVEMLFPLTSPIPNVPNWTIEGVISHAKIEAKKPLDQKNCQRRKSFLKLQADIAFKQKDYKLASELYDMAISHGESAALYANRSLTKLLMGDGEGALSDALRCRMLRPQWAKVFYREGAALMLLEEYEQAYDALLDAQNLDPQSAEIERELRKARELMTNMNASREQPDAP; translated from the exons ATGTCTCAGTTAAACTACTGCCCATCCGCTGGCGACACCCACGACGCCGGCAACGAGGCTCCCATGAACGATCCCCTCGAAGGTAGCGGCATCCACGACGACGCTCCCATGAAAGATTCCTTCGAAG ATACGAAGGCTCTCATGAAAGCGGCCGTCGCCGGAAACCTCGATTCCCTCAAAG GCATTGTACAGAGTCTTACCAAAGGAAGTGGTGACCCATCGGCGATTTTTTCTTTCAACATCGATGGGGTTTCTGTGTTGCACGCCGCGGCAATGTTTGCCCAACTGGAGGTTAGCAAGTATTTGGTGGAGGAGCTCAAGGGAGATGTGAATGCTCCGGGATATGGAGCTGGTGCTGAAG GTATGACTCCATTTATGGTGTCTGCTCGGTCCGGTGATGTTGCCACCGTTAAGTATTTTCTTGATCGTGGTGGTGATTTAACGAAAGCAGATGACAAAGGACGCACAGTTCTTCACCATGCTGCGGCTAAAG GATGCTGCATGGTAACAAAGTTCCTCCTTTCAGAAGGAGTTCCAGTCGACATAAACTATGGTCGTGGAACACCACTCTTTCTGGCTGCTGAAAGCGGACAAGATAAGACATTGGAGATTTTGTTGGACCACGGCGCAGAT CCTAATATCAGTGTCCATTGTTTGGGAAGTCCCTTCTTTATGGCTCTTACTAAGCATTCATTCAAATGCATGGAGACGCTCGTTAAG GCTGGTGCCGATGTTAATTGGAAGACTTTCGGTCTCACTCCTTTGGGGTTTGCTACGGCGCGAGGAGGTTATACCAACTTCATTCAGTTCCTCTTGGATGTTGGAGCAGATGCTAATGTTTCTGATGAT ttgggttggttgccagtacaGCTTGCTGCGGCACGTGATTGCAGGGAAGAGGTTGAAATGCTGTTTCCTTTGACTTCCCCAATTCCAAATGTCCCAAACTGGACTATTGAgggtgtaatttctcatgcaaagaTTGAAGCCAAAAAGCCACTG GATCAAAAGAATTGCCAAAGAAGAAAAAGTTTCTTAAAGTTACAAGCTGATATAGCATTCAAGCAGAAGGACTATAAGCTGGCATCAGAGTTGTATGACATG GCAATAAGTCATGGAGAGAGTGCAGCACTGTACGCGAACAGGAGTCTTACTAAACTGCTAATGGGAGATGGTGAAGGTGCTTTGTCAGATGCTCTCAGGTGTAGAATGTTGCGACCTCAATGGGCAAAAGTTTTCTACCGTGAAGGTGCAGCTCTCATGCTACTCGAG GAGTATGAACAAGCCTATGATGCTCTGTTGGATGCACAAAACTTGGATCCTCAGAGTGCTGAGATTGAAcgtgaactacg GAAGGCTAGGGAACTCATGACGAATATGAACGCATCTAGGGAGCAGCCGGATGCTCCCTAG
- the LOC123077589 gene encoding sperm-associated antigen 1A encodes MLFPLTSPIPNVRNWSIEGVISYAKIEEKKPMEQKHVERRMAFLKLQANTAFKQEYKLASKLYGLAIDHAESATLYANRSLCKLLMGDGEGALSDALRCRMLRPDCAKACYRQATAHMLLKEYKQACHALLDAQKLDPGNAEIERELRKARELMKNHPAEGEQ; translated from the exons ATGTTGTTTCCTTTGACTTCCCCAATTCCAAATGTCCGAAACTGGAGTATCGAGGGAGTAATTTCTTATGCAAAAATTGAAGAAAAAAAGCCAATG GAGCAAAAGCACGTTGAAAGAAGAATGGCTTTCTTAAAGTTACAGGCTAATACGGCATTCAAGCAGGAGTATAAGTTGGCATCAAAGTTGTATGGTTTG GCAATAGATCATGCAGAGAGTGCAACACTGTATGCAAACAGGAGTCTTTGTAAACTGCTCATGGGTGATGGTGAAGGTGCTTTGTCAGATGCTCTCAGGTGCAGAATGCTGCGGCCTGATTGTGCAAAAGCTTGCTACCGTCAAGCTACAGCTCACATGCTACTCAAG GAGTATAAACAAGCCTGTCATGCTCTCTTGGATGCACAAAAGCTGGATCCTGGGAATGCTGAAATTGAGCGTGAACTGCG GAAGGCTAGGGAACTCATGAAGAATCATCCTGCTGAAGGCGAGCAGTGA
- the LOC100136989 gene encoding boron transporter 4, with translation MDLLGNPFKGVVGDVKGRASWYKDDWVAGLRTGFRILAPTMYIFFASALPVISFGEQLSNETDGILSTVETLASTAICGIIHAILGGQPLLIVGVAEPTIIMYTYLYKFAKKQPDLGEQLYLAWAGWVCIWTAIMLFLLAMFNASNVISRFTRVAGELFGMLITVLFLQQAIKGIVSEFSMPKDDEISDPSSPIYQFQWIYVNGLLGVIFSIGLLYTALKTRRARSWLYGIGWLRSFIADYGVPLMVIVWTAFSFTLPSKVPSGVPRRLFSPLPWESISLRHWTVAKDLFSVPPTYIFAAIVPALMVAGLYFFDHSVASQLAQQKEFNLKKPSAYHYDILVLGFMVLLCGLLGIPPSNGVLPQSPMHTRSLAVLKGQLLRKKMLQTAKEGMSNRASSLEIYGKMQEVFIQMDSNQNANSVDKDLKSLKDAVLWEGDEEGKLAGEFDPSKYIEAHLPVRVNEQRLSNLLQSLLVGGCVGAMPVIKMIPTSVLWGYFAYMAIDSLPGNQFWERLQLLCIGASRRYKVLEGPHASFVESVPSRTISAFTVFQFVYLLICFGITWIPVAGILFPLPFFIMILIRQHLLPKFFEPNDLRELDAAEYEELEGVPHEQTLEEDGSNSGSCDSRDDSEILDELTTNRGELKHRSVSHPEERHFQVHSNAVQPSV, from the exons ATGGATCTACTAGGGAACCCTTTCAAGGGGGTCGTCGGCGATGTCAAAGGGAGAGCGTCTTGGTACAAGGACGACTGGGTTGCAGGGCTCCGAACTGGCTTCAG GATATTGGCACCTACCATGTATATATTCTTTGCCTCTGCACTCCCTGTCATCTCCTTCGGAGAGCAGCTGAGCAACGAAACAG ATGGTATCCTAAGCACAGTTGAAACTCTGGCATCTACGGCGATATGTGGGATAATACACGCTATTCTTGGAGGGCAACCCCTCCTGATTGTCGGAGTTGCCGAACCTACCATTATAATGTACACGTACCTTTACAAGTTCGCCAAGAAGCAGCCAGATCTGGGAGAACAGCTATATTTGGCTTGGGCTGGATG GGTCTGCATTTGGACTGCTATCATGCTCTTTCTGTTGGCAATGTTCAATGCTTCCAATGTTATAAGCAGATTCACGAGGGTTGCAGGAGAGCTTTTTGGTATGCTTATCACCGTCCTCTTCCTGCAACAAGCTATCAAG GGAATTGTAAGCGAGTTCAGTATGCCGAAAGATGATGAGATTTCTGACCCCAGCTCACCCATATACCAGTTCCAGTGGATTTATGTCAATGGCCTACTTGGTGTTATATTTTCCATTGGCTTGCTGTACACTGCACTGAAGACTAGGCGTGCAAGGTCATGGCTGTATGGCATAG GATGGCTTAGAAGCTTCATTGCCGATTATGGCGTACCGCTGATGGTGATTGTGTGGACAGCATTTTCATTTACACTACCAAGCAAAGTCCCTTCAGGAGTGCCTAGGAGGCTCTTCAGTCCACTTCCCTGGGAGTCAATCTCACTGAGACATTGGACCGTAGCAAAG GATTTGTTTTCTGTTCCTCCAACATATATATTTGCAGCCATCGTGCCTGCTTTGATGGTCGCAGGACTTTATTTCTTTGATCACAGTGTAGCTTCACAGTTGGCTCAGCAAAAGGAGTTCAATTTGAAGAAGCCTTCTGCCTACCATTATGACATTTTGGTACTTGGATTCATG GTCCTACTATGTGGTTTGCTTGGCATTCCTCCATCAAATGGAGTACTTCCTCAGTCCCCAATGCATACAAGAAGCCTTGCTGTCCTCAAGGGGCAG ttgctacgcaaaaagatGCTTCAAACTGCCAAAGAGGGCATGTCAAACCGTGCGAGCAGTTTGGAAATCTATGGCAAGATGCAGGAAGTGTTCATCCAAATGGATAGCAACCAGAAT GCTAATTCTGTTGACAAGGACTTGAAGAGCTTGAAGGATGCTGTGCTGTGGGAAGGTGACGAAGAAGGGAAGTTGGCTGGAGAATTTGATCCTAGCAAATATATCGAAGCACATTTGCCTGTTCGCGTGAACGAACAGAGACTAAGCAACCTGCTGCAATCCTTACTTGTTGGTGGTTGTGTGGGAGCTATGCCGGTTATCAAGATGATACCAACTTCGGTCCTCTGGGGTTACTTTGCCTACATGGCCATTGATAGCCTACCTGGGAACCAGTTTTGGGAAAGGTTGCAGCTTCTGTGCATTGGAGCAAGCCGACGCTACAA GGTCTTGGAAGGCCCACATGCATCTTTCGTGGAGTCAGTGCCTTCAAGAACAATATCTGCCTTTACGGTCTTCCAGTTTGTGTATCTCTTGATATGCTTCGGCATAACATGGATACCAGTAGCAGGGATCCTCTTCCCGCTGCCTTTCTTCATTATGATTCTCATCAGGCAACACCTACTCCCAAAGTTCTTTGAGCCCAATGACTTGCGGGAACTGGACGCAGCCGAGTACGAAGAACTTGAAGGTGTCCCACATGAACAAACGCTG GAGGAAGATGGCTCAAATTCAGGAAGCTGTGACAGCAGAGACGACTCTGAAATATTGGATGAGCTCACAACAAACCGTGGAGAGCTGAAGCACAGATCCGTAAGCCATCCTGAAGAAAGGCACTTTCAG GTCCACTCAAATGCAGTTCAGCCAAGCGTGTGA